The Nitrosopumilus sp. genome includes a window with the following:
- a CDS encoding M20/M25/M40 family metallo-hydrolase encodes MNTLKHIDSHMNELISDLQDLIRQPSVSAKNEGIEECAILVHKLLKKTGVKSKILRLRKGVAPIVYGEIQSKQNPSKTMMFYNHYDVQPAEPFDLWDNPPFSGTRKGNKIFGRGATDDKGELITRIKAVEAYLKTTDDVPCNIKFVIEGEEETGSAHIEEYLKKYKQKFSCNGVIWEFGYVDVKNRPIIGLGMKGLLFVELSISESIRDAHSSLAVLIKNPAWRLIEAIKTLRDSDGKILIKDWYKEVTHLSKNDLEIIQNEPFDESIFKKEFGIKSFVGNKKGLGAKKALVSDPTCNIAGFASGYTGDGAKTVLPGKALAKIDFRLVPKMDPKKQVSRLKNHLKSKGFSDVKIKVFHGEAAARTDSSHPFVAQVKDAADKSFGKSILNVSNAGTGPMHPFVEILKAPCISIGSTYMFSRIHSPNEFARVDLLRKTTKCMCLIMHNFGISQ; translated from the coding sequence ATGAATACTCTTAAACACATAGATTCTCACATGAACGAACTTATTTCAGATTTACAAGATTTAATTCGACAACCAAGCGTGTCTGCAAAAAATGAAGGAATTGAAGAATGCGCCATACTTGTTCATAAATTACTAAAAAAAACAGGAGTTAAATCGAAGATTTTACGATTAAGAAAAGGTGTTGCACCAATAGTATATGGAGAAATACAATCAAAACAAAATCCTTCAAAAACTATGATGTTTTACAATCATTACGATGTCCAACCTGCTGAACCATTTGATCTGTGGGATAACCCTCCCTTTAGTGGAACTAGAAAAGGAAATAAGATTTTTGGAAGAGGTGCAACTGATGACAAGGGGGAATTAATTACAAGGATCAAAGCAGTAGAAGCATATCTTAAAACAACGGATGATGTCCCATGCAACATAAAATTTGTGATTGAAGGTGAAGAAGAAACAGGAAGCGCACACATTGAAGAATATCTGAAAAAATACAAGCAGAAATTTTCATGTAATGGTGTTATCTGGGAATTTGGATATGTAGATGTAAAAAATAGACCAATAATTGGACTAGGGATGAAAGGATTACTATTTGTAGAATTATCTATAAGTGAGTCTATTCGAGATGCTCATTCTAGTTTGGCTGTTTTGATAAAAAATCCTGCATGGAGATTAATTGAAGCAATTAAAACACTGCGAGATTCTGATGGAAAAATTCTCATAAAAGATTGGTACAAGGAAGTTACACATTTATCAAAAAATGACTTGGAAATAATTCAAAATGAGCCTTTTGATGAAAGTATCTTCAAAAAAGAATTTGGGATTAAATCGTTTGTAGGTAATAAAAAAGGATTAGGTGCAAAAAAGGCATTGGTGAGTGATCCAACTTGTAATATCGCAGGGTTTGCATCTGGGTATACGGGGGATGGTGCTAAAACTGTTCTTCCAGGTAAAGCTTTGGCAAAAATTGATTTTAGGTTAGTACCAAAAATGGATCCTAAAAAACAAGTTTCAAGGTTAAAAAACCATTTAAAATCAAAAGGTTTCTCGGATGTTAAAATTAAAGTTTTTCATGGTGAAGCAGCAGCAAGAACAGATTCTTCTCATCCCTTTGTTGCTCAAGTAAAAGATGCAGCTGACAAGTCTTTTGGGAAATCCATCCTTAATGTTTCAAATGCTGGAACGGGTCCAATGCATCCATTTGTTGAAATTCTTAAAGCCCCCTGCATTTCGATAGGAAGTACATACATGTTTTCAAGAATTCATTCGCCTAATGAATTTGCCAGAGTTGATTTACTAAGGAAAACAACAAAATGTATGTGTTTAATCATGCATAACTTTGGAATCAGTCAATGA
- a CDS encoding proteasome subunit beta — translation MSMYMPGATAVGITFDEGVVFASEKRIAFGNFLVSKSTKKTFPITPKVGATCAGLVADMQILTLQIAALAKIRKMELKRDIPPNTVAKMMSNMMYERRYFPLLTQVIVGGIVDKPIMYTLDPLGSVLPDEYAAVGTGAEMALGVLDPQYKPNMSQDEAIDLAKRAVRSAALRDSASGDGIDILVITKDGINEFTEQIK, via the coding sequence ATGTCAATGTATATGCCAGGTGCAACTGCTGTTGGAATTACTTTTGATGAAGGAGTAGTTTTTGCTAGTGAAAAAAGGATTGCATTTGGAAACTTCCTAGTAAGTAAATCTACCAAGAAAACATTTCCCATCACTCCCAAAGTAGGTGCAACTTGTGCTGGACTTGTAGCAGATATGCAAATCTTAACCTTACAGATTGCAGCTCTAGCAAAAATTAGAAAAATGGAACTCAAAAGAGATATTCCGCCAAACACTGTTGCTAAAATGATGTCAAATATGATGTATGAACGAAGGTATTTCCCATTATTGACCCAGGTAATTGTGGGAGGAATAGTTGATAAACCAATAATGTATACACTTGATCCATTAGGTTCTGTTCTTCCTGATGAATATGCAGCAGTTGGAACAGGTGCTGAAATGGCATTGGGAGTATTAGATCCGCAATACAAACCAAACATGAGCCAAGATGAAGCAATTGATTTGGCAAAGCGGGCAGTTCGTTCAGCAGCACTAAGAGATTCAGCAAGTGGCGATGGTATCGATATTTTAGTCATCACTAAAGACGGCATCAATGAATTTACAGAACAGATCAAATAA
- a CDS encoding RNA-binding protein, with amino-acid sequence MKSNLISKSETSELLKTVSEKWGIKFPKIKNVKVHQILDDAQIITGAGIKILKVNEDYLPFLSETETLQKFPNVMVDMGAVKFMCKGANVMRPGIKKYTEFKKDSLVCIVEESQHKFLAVGKSLVASSELENMEKGEVIKNIHYISDRFWEVGKTIYN; translated from the coding sequence TTGAAGTCCAATCTAATTTCAAAGAGTGAAACATCAGAACTCTTGAAAACAGTTTCAGAAAAATGGGGAATTAAATTCCCTAAAATAAAAAATGTTAAAGTACATCAAATTCTAGATGATGCACAAATTATCACGGGTGCAGGAATAAAAATATTGAAAGTTAATGAAGATTACTTGCCATTTTTGTCTGAAACTGAAACATTGCAAAAATTCCCGAATGTAATGGTGGATATGGGGGCTGTGAAATTTATGTGTAAAGGCGCTAACGTGATGAGGCCTGGAATTAAGAAATACACAGAGTTTAAAAAAGATAGTTTAGTTTGTATTGTTGAAGAATCACAACATAAATTTTTAGCAGTTGGAAAATCTTTAGTTGCCAGTTCTGAGTTAGAAAATATGGAAAAAGGAGAGGTAATAAAAAACATCCATTATATCTCAGATAGATTTTGGGAAGTTGGAAAAACAATTTACAATTAA